A single genomic interval of Amycolatopsis albispora harbors:
- a CDS encoding dihydrodipicolinate synthase family protein, producing the protein MFTGLSAFPFTPITSDGIDEAAYERLVGRVADAGVDSIGALGSTGGYPYLNREERARAAELAVKSAGSVPVIIGVGALRTRDVLDHVEDAQRAGAAAVLLSAMTYQALTDDEVFGLYEDVTANLSVPLVVYDNPGTTHVKFSDELHARIAGLPRVKSIKIPGVPADQVRARVGGLRSVLPDSVSIGISGDAFAADGLLAGCDGWYSVLGGLFPKTCLAIARAAADGDAARARALSAELAPLWTLFARYGSYRVVSAIAVEIGLLTAPGLPRPLRPLGETGRHEVTAVLNGLTKRD; encoded by the coding sequence GTGTTCACCGGACTCAGTGCTTTCCCGTTCACGCCGATCACGAGTGACGGGATCGACGAAGCGGCGTATGAGCGGCTCGTCGGCCGCGTCGCCGACGCGGGCGTCGATTCGATCGGTGCGCTCGGCTCGACCGGCGGTTATCCCTATCTGAACCGGGAGGAGCGGGCGCGGGCCGCCGAACTGGCGGTGAAGAGCGCCGGCTCCGTGCCGGTGATCATCGGCGTCGGTGCCCTGCGCACACGCGATGTGCTCGACCACGTCGAGGACGCGCAGCGGGCCGGGGCCGCCGCCGTGCTGCTCTCCGCGATGACCTACCAGGCCCTCACCGACGACGAGGTGTTCGGCCTGTACGAGGACGTGACGGCGAACCTTTCGGTGCCGCTGGTGGTCTACGACAACCCGGGCACCACGCACGTGAAGTTCTCCGACGAGCTGCACGCCCGCATCGCCGGGCTGCCGCGGGTGAAGTCGATCAAGATCCCCGGGGTGCCCGCGGACCAGGTCCGCGCCAGGGTCGGCGGCCTGCGGTCGGTCCTTCCGGACTCGGTGTCGATCGGCATCAGCGGGGACGCGTTCGCCGCCGACGGCCTGCTGGCCGGGTGCGACGGCTGGTACAGCGTGCTCGGCGGGCTGTTCCCGAAGACCTGCCTGGCCATCGCGCGTGCCGCCGCCGACGGCGACGCCGCCCGGGCTCGCGCGCTGTCGGCGGAACTGGCTCCACTGTGGACACTGTTCGCCCGCTACGGCAGCTACCGGGTCGTCTCGGCGATCGCGGTGGAGATCGGCCTGCTGACCGCCCCTGGGCTGCCCCGCCCGCTCCGGCCGCTCGGCGAAACCGGCCGCCACGAGGTCACCGCGGTGCTGAACGGGCTGACCAAACGGGACTGA
- a CDS encoding helix-turn-helix domain-containing protein yields the protein MNSPEGRPLARRLRELREGGAWPGKHITQAELAAALGISVPSVSSWESLRQKAKPPLKQLEAYATFFATERSVAETPYRVLGYGQLTGEERAQREKLLRELTELREDAPVAKPAALGDPYAQSPWRFTPNQDITIVGSELPERLKGKMPLADPDDPDFVDVYKYADLDALVELHGHVRAANPASDVHLRTPAELATDDYTSHLILLGGVDWNFVTQDLLERAELPVRQLTRPEDNDLSCFEIGTGAELKRFLPKVRKTGGRLLLLEDVALFYRAPNPFNAKRTVTICNGTFGRGTYGVVRALTDARFRDRNAEYLRTRFTGLDEFALISRIQVVNGLVVTPDWTLPLTKAHEWPVSST from the coding sequence GTGAATTCACCTGAAGGGCGGCCGCTCGCGCGGAGGTTGCGCGAGCTGCGCGAGGGTGGCGCCTGGCCGGGCAAGCACATCACGCAGGCGGAACTGGCCGCCGCGCTGGGCATCAGCGTTCCGTCGGTCTCGTCGTGGGAGAGCCTCCGGCAGAAGGCCAAGCCGCCGCTGAAGCAGCTCGAGGCCTACGCCACCTTCTTCGCCACCGAGCGTTCGGTGGCCGAAACCCCGTACCGGGTGCTGGGCTACGGCCAGCTCACCGGCGAGGAACGCGCCCAGCGGGAAAAGCTGCTCCGCGAGCTGACCGAGCTGCGGGAGGACGCCCCCGTCGCCAAGCCCGCGGCGCTCGGCGACCCGTACGCGCAGAGCCCGTGGCGGTTCACCCCGAACCAGGACATCACCATCGTCGGTTCCGAGCTGCCGGAGCGGCTGAAGGGCAAGATGCCGCTCGCCGATCCCGACGACCCCGACTTCGTGGACGTGTACAAGTACGCCGACCTCGACGCGCTGGTCGAGCTCCACGGGCACGTCCGCGCCGCGAACCCGGCCAGCGACGTGCACCTGCGCACCCCGGCCGAACTGGCCACCGACGACTACACCAGCCACCTGATCCTGCTCGGCGGGGTGGACTGGAACTTCGTCACCCAGGACCTGCTCGAGCGCGCCGAACTGCCGGTGCGCCAGCTGACCCGGCCCGAGGACAACGACCTCAGCTGCTTCGAGATCGGCACCGGCGCCGAGCTCAAGCGCTTCCTGCCGAAGGTCCGCAAGACCGGCGGCAGGCTGCTGCTGCTCGAAGACGTCGCCCTGTTCTACCGGGCGCCGAACCCGTTCAACGCCAAGCGGACGGTGACCATCTGCAACGGCACCTTCGGCCGCGGCACCTACGGGGTGGTGCGCGCGCTGACCGACGCCCGGTTCCGCGACCGCAACGCCGAGTACCTGCGCACGCGGTTCACCGGGCTGGACGAGTTCGCCCTGATCAGCCGGATCCAGGTGGTCAACGGCCTGGTGGTCACCCCCGACTGGACCCTTCCCCTGACCAAAGCGCACGAATGGCCGGTGAGCAGCACTTGA
- a CDS encoding GNAT family N-acetyltransferase, whose protein sequence is MGELRIREAGPADLPVLTHVMGQEPYFTDRLSRQKNGLGRLLVAWQDEHPVGVVYLWLEPAEEPELRQHLPDTPLLTHLETHVEHRARGIGTTLVRAAEQWLAAKGYERVALAVETTNTRAARLYARLGYREWPHSTVRCLSLTDSAGRRNVEICRIMVKPLAAPRG, encoded by the coding sequence ATGGGCGAGCTCCGAATACGCGAAGCCGGACCGGCGGACCTGCCGGTGCTGACGCACGTCATGGGGCAGGAGCCCTACTTCACCGACCGCCTCTCCCGCCAGAAGAACGGGCTGGGCAGGCTGCTCGTGGCCTGGCAGGACGAGCACCCGGTCGGCGTGGTCTACCTGTGGCTCGAACCGGCCGAGGAACCCGAGCTGCGGCAGCACCTGCCGGACACCCCGCTGCTCACGCACCTGGAAACGCACGTGGAGCACCGCGCCCGCGGCATCGGCACCACCCTGGTCCGCGCGGCCGAGCAGTGGCTGGCCGCCAAGGGCTACGAGCGGGTGGCGCTGGCGGTGGAAACCACCAACACCCGCGCGGCACGCCTGTACGCCCGCCTCGGCTACCGGGAGTGGCCGCACTCCACGGTCCGGTGCCTCTCGCTGACCGACAGCGCGGGCCGCCGCAACGTGGAGATCTGCCGGATCATGGTCAAGCCACTGGCTGCGCCACGCGGGTAG
- a CDS encoding ABC transporter ATP-binding protein yields MTTVADGLTDAVRLESVSRTYGSGAAAVRALDGVTISLRRGGFTALMGPSGSGKSTFLHCAAGLDRPTSGRVLLGGTELTGQREAALTELRRSRIGFVFQAYNLLDALTVRENILLPLRLAGRPADPAFLDEVVRSVELDVPLDRRPSKLSGGQQQRVAIARALITRPDVVFLDEPTGALDTRTARQVLGTLRQAVDRWGQTALMVTHDPVAASYADSVVFLADGRIAGELAHTTPEHIAERMTHLGEW; encoded by the coding sequence ATGACCACAGTCGCGGACGGCCTCACCGATGCGGTACGGCTCGAATCCGTCAGCAGGACCTACGGTAGCGGGGCCGCCGCCGTGCGCGCACTGGACGGGGTGACGATCAGCCTGCGCCGGGGCGGTTTCACCGCGCTGATGGGGCCGTCCGGCTCGGGCAAGAGCACCTTCCTGCACTGCGCGGCCGGGCTGGACCGGCCGACGTCGGGCCGGGTGCTGCTCGGCGGCACCGAGCTGACCGGGCAGCGCGAAGCCGCGCTCACCGAGCTGCGCCGCTCGCGGATCGGGTTTGTCTTCCAGGCCTACAACCTGCTCGACGCGCTGACCGTGCGGGAGAACATCCTGCTGCCGCTGCGGCTGGCCGGTCGTCCCGCCGATCCCGCCTTCCTCGACGAGGTGGTGCGCTCGGTCGAGCTGGACGTGCCGCTGGATCGCCGTCCCAGCAAGCTTTCCGGCGGTCAGCAGCAGCGCGTGGCCATCGCCCGCGCGCTGATCACCCGGCCCGACGTGGTGTTCCTCGACGAGCCGACCGGCGCGCTCGACACGCGGACCGCGCGGCAGGTGCTCGGCACCCTGCGCCAGGCCGTGGACCGCTGGGGGCAGACCGCGCTGATGGTCACGCACGACCCGGTGGCGGCCTCGTACGCCGATTCCGTGGTTTTCCTCGCCGACGGCCGCATCGCGGGCGAACTCGCGCACACCACGCCCGAGCACATCGCCGAGCGGATGACCCACCTCGGGGAGTGGTGA
- a CDS encoding ABC transporter permease — MLSLAWRTIRARRGAFAAAFVAVFFGSALITASGVLLESGLRAGVSPLRYAAATVVVTAEQEVTTEDGLNQRFGDRVPLAADTAGRIAAVPGVRAAIGDVSVRAALRGGSFPLVVHGWSSARLGPAALESGRPPASPDEIVLAGAAGVPVGELVQLEIGAVPTPYRVVGTIRGEPAAFLTDTQARLVSGRPDRIDAVAVLAEPGADAEDLAARIERAVPGVTTAVGDDRAEAEFLDVGAARQFLVVMSTAFGGTMLMIVLLVVASTLGLSIQRRRREFALLRAVAATPRQVYRLIATESAVVAAVAAALGALPGFGLSFLLRDALAELGAVPAAFRFTAGPLPVVAAVLACLLTALGAGLIAGRRAARISPAAALGEAAVEPPRLGRVRQVTGWVLAAVGAAAGITLPLVVSGGPAIAGAASSALLLVIAVALLGPRLLTATAALLTRLGLLRATAGYLAGANTRARSRRLGSAATPLIMGVALASVQIFTATTTDAAARTQVEQGIRADHVVTAVGGIAPAVADAVRRVPGVESVTPVARTSVLVSYQELAEQVTNAYPAQGVTADRLGEVLDLDLRRGDLRALTGETVALSEIAAGTFGVDVGEPLTMSLGDGTSHTATVVAVYGSGLGFGDVTLPNDVVLAHTGSRLNDELLLATAPGTDPVALREALTVHPGLELADPRAFAAAPNAASAQSAVNLLLNLLLLGFIAIAVVNILVLATAARVREFALLRLVGAKPRQLRAMMRGEAAVVVVAAVGLGSLAALPPLAGISLGLTGSALPSVPPLAYLGIVAAAVLFGWGSIAMPARIAMRPAPIAAMRAGD, encoded by the coding sequence GTGCTTTCCCTGGCCTGGCGGACGATCCGCGCGCGACGCGGTGCCTTCGCCGCCGCGTTCGTGGCGGTGTTCTTCGGTTCCGCGCTGATCACCGCGAGCGGCGTGCTGCTCGAATCGGGCCTGCGCGCCGGTGTTTCACCGCTGCGCTACGCCGCCGCGACGGTGGTGGTGACGGCCGAGCAGGAGGTCACCACGGAGGACGGCCTGAACCAGCGGTTCGGCGATCGCGTGCCGCTCGCCGCGGACACCGCCGGCCGGATCGCCGCGGTACCGGGCGTGCGCGCGGCGATCGGTGACGTGAGCGTGCGGGCCGCACTGCGCGGCGGCTCGTTTCCGCTGGTGGTGCACGGCTGGTCGTCGGCACGGCTCGGACCGGCCGCGCTCGAGAGCGGTCGTCCGCCCGCCTCGCCGGACGAGATCGTGCTCGCCGGTGCGGCCGGGGTGCCCGTCGGCGAGCTGGTCCAGCTGGAGATCGGCGCGGTACCCACGCCATACCGGGTGGTCGGGACCATTCGGGGTGAGCCCGCCGCGTTCCTCACCGACACGCAGGCACGCCTGGTTTCCGGGCGGCCGGACCGCATCGACGCGGTGGCCGTGCTCGCCGAACCAGGCGCCGACGCCGAGGATCTCGCCGCGCGCATCGAGCGGGCCGTGCCCGGGGTGACCACCGCCGTCGGTGACGACCGCGCCGAAGCGGAGTTCCTCGACGTCGGTGCCGCGCGGCAGTTCCTGGTGGTGATGTCGACCGCGTTCGGCGGCACCATGCTGATGATCGTGCTGCTGGTGGTGGCCAGCACACTCGGCCTGTCGATCCAGCGGCGGCGGCGGGAGTTCGCGCTGCTGCGGGCGGTCGCGGCCACGCCGCGCCAGGTGTACCGGCTGATCGCCACCGAATCCGCGGTGGTGGCCGCGGTGGCCGCCGCGCTCGGCGCGCTGCCCGGGTTCGGCCTGAGTTTCCTGCTGCGCGACGCACTGGCCGAGCTCGGTGCGGTGCCCGCCGCGTTCCGGTTCACCGCCGGGCCGCTGCCGGTGGTGGCCGCCGTGCTCGCGTGCCTGCTGACGGCGCTGGGCGCGGGCCTGATCGCGGGACGGCGGGCCGCGCGGATCAGCCCCGCCGCGGCGCTCGGCGAAGCCGCTGTGGAACCGCCGCGCCTGGGCCGCGTCCGCCAGGTGACCGGCTGGGTGCTGGCCGCCGTCGGCGCGGCGGCCGGGATCACGCTTCCCCTGGTGGTTTCCGGTGGCCCGGCCATCGCGGGCGCGGCCAGTTCGGCGCTGCTGCTGGTGATCGCGGTGGCGCTGCTCGGACCGCGCTTGCTCACCGCCACCGCCGCGCTGCTCACCCGGCTGGGCCTGCTGCGCGCCACCGCGGGTTATCTCGCGGGCGCCAACACCCGGGCGCGCTCGCGCCGCCTCGGTTCGGCGGCCACACCGCTGATCATGGGCGTCGCGCTGGCCTCCGTGCAGATCTTCACCGCGACCACCACCGACGCCGCCGCCAGAACCCAGGTGGAGCAAGGAATCCGGGCTGACCACGTGGTCACGGCCGTCGGCGGCATCGCTCCGGCGGTCGCCGACGCCGTGCGGCGGGTGCCGGGGGTCGAGTCGGTGACGCCGGTGGCACGCACCTCGGTCCTGGTCAGCTACCAGGAACTCGCCGAGCAGGTGACCAACGCCTACCCCGCGCAGGGAGTCACCGCCGACCGGCTCGGCGAGGTGCTGGACCTCGATCTCCGGCGCGGTGACCTGCGCGCGCTGACCGGGGAAACGGTGGCACTGAGCGAAATCGCGGCCGGCACCTTCGGCGTGGACGTCGGTGAGCCGCTGACCATGAGCCTCGGCGACGGCACCTCGCACACCGCCACCGTGGTGGCCGTCTACGGCAGCGGGCTCGGCTTCGGTGACGTGACCCTGCCGAACGACGTGGTGCTCGCGCACACCGGCAGCCGCCTCAACGACGAACTCCTGCTGGCCACCGCACCCGGCACGGATCCCGTCGCGCTACGGGAAGCGCTGACCGTCCATCCTGGACTGGAGCTGGCCGATCCCCGCGCGTTCGCCGCCGCGCCGAATGCCGCGTCCGCGCAGTCGGCGGTCAACCTCCTGCTGAACCTGCTGCTGCTCGGCTTCATCGCCATCGCGGTGGTGAACATCCTCGTGCTGGCCACGGCCGCCCGGGTGCGTGAGTTCGCGTTGCTGCGCCTGGTCGGCGCGAAACCACGGCAGCTACGGGCGATGATGCGCGGTGAGGCGGCGGTTGTCGTGGTGGCCGCGGTGGGCCTCGGTTCACTGGCGGCGTTGCCACCGCTGGCCGGGATCAGCCTCGGCCTGACCGGCTCCGCACTGCCCTCCGTGCCGCCACTGGCCTATCTCGGCATCGTCGCCGCGGCGGTGTTGTTCGGCTGGGGTTCGATCGCGATGCCGGCCCGGATCGCGATGCGCCCGGCACCGATCGCCGCGATGCGCGCGGGCGACTGA
- a CDS encoding helix-turn-helix domain-containing protein encodes MSDDVGSLAAKVDHLFRTVRPRDGGEYSFEEVAEALRARGGPTISATYLWQLRKGIRDNPTKRHLEALAGFFGVPAAYFFDDEETRRIDAELTLLTALRDAPVRQIALRASGLSPKSLEAIAEMVDRVRELEGLPQPNPPAPPTPEP; translated from the coding sequence ATGTCCGACGACGTGGGTAGCCTCGCGGCGAAGGTGGATCACCTGTTCCGCACGGTGCGCCCCCGCGACGGCGGTGAGTACTCCTTCGAAGAGGTCGCCGAGGCGCTGCGTGCCCGCGGTGGCCCGACGATCTCGGCGACCTACCTGTGGCAGCTGCGCAAGGGCATCCGCGACAACCCGACCAAACGCCACCTCGAGGCGCTCGCGGGCTTCTTCGGCGTTCCGGCGGCGTACTTCTTCGACGACGAGGAAACCCGCCGCATCGACGCCGAACTCACCCTGCTCACCGCGCTGCGGGACGCGCCGGTGCGGCAGATCGCCTTGCGCGCCAGCGGGTTGTCACCCAAGAGCCTGGAGGCGATCGCGGAGATGGTGGACCGCGTGCGGGAACTGGAGGGACTGCCCCAGCCGAACCCGCCGGCACCACCGACACCGGAGCCGTGA
- a CDS encoding MAB_1171c family putative transporter, which produces MAEAVREWAPALLAWVLLVSRGRGGDPARRRVHWVLFGLACSLTAQLPPVYAALGDGHLARLLSHAGMVLAAWAGQEFMAGLTGHARGARWQAWWAAGAFALMCRLFALMPDLRPQSPWVMEYCLVYAAAQLPALLTVIGFGLRYAREAGDAVLRVSLRLVVTGTALCLLYLLNKSILAVAPRLDASFAFGRTVLPSKVLPTTAYLLVLLGAALPAAAGWLRRHRQFRRLGPLWRALYRADPAIALDPPGVPDVLVVRDLRLRLYRRVIEIRDGLLALRPYRSPGSATGTAAAEAAAIAAALRARDGGVPPADRPVDVAGGADLAGDTEFLAEVSDVYRSLSRSARPGR; this is translated from the coding sequence GTGGCTGAAGCAGTCCGCGAATGGGCACCCGCGCTGCTCGCGTGGGTGCTGCTGGTGAGCCGTGGCCGCGGTGGTGATCCGGCCCGGCGCCGCGTCCACTGGGTCCTTTTTGGACTTGCCTGCTCGCTGACCGCCCAGCTGCCACCGGTCTACGCCGCGCTGGGCGACGGGCATCTCGCGCGCCTGCTGAGCCACGCGGGCATGGTGCTCGCCGCGTGGGCCGGGCAGGAGTTCATGGCCGGGTTGACCGGGCACGCGCGGGGCGCGCGCTGGCAGGCGTGGTGGGCGGCGGGCGCGTTCGCGTTGATGTGCCGGCTGTTCGCGCTGATGCCGGACCTGCGGCCGCAGTCGCCGTGGGTGATGGAGTACTGCCTGGTCTACGCGGCCGCGCAGCTGCCGGCGCTGCTCACCGTGATCGGCTTCGGCCTGCGGTACGCCCGTGAAGCCGGGGACGCGGTGCTGCGCGTGAGCCTGCGCCTGGTGGTCACCGGGACCGCGTTGTGCTTGCTGTACCTGCTGAACAAGTCGATCCTGGCGGTGGCGCCCCGGCTGGACGCCAGCTTCGCCTTCGGGCGCACGGTGTTGCCGAGCAAGGTGCTGCCGACCACCGCGTACCTGCTGGTGCTGCTCGGCGCGGCCCTGCCCGCCGCCGCCGGCTGGCTGCGGCGCCACCGGCAGTTCCGGCGGCTCGGGCCGCTGTGGCGCGCGCTGTACCGGGCCGATCCGGCGATCGCGCTGGACCCGCCGGGCGTCCCGGACGTGCTGGTGGTGCGTGATCTGCGGCTGCGGTTGTACCGCCGGGTGATCGAGATCCGCGACGGGCTGCTGGCGTTGCGCCCCTACCGAAGTCCGGGTTCGGCCACCGGGACCGCCGCGGCCGAAGCCGCCGCGATCGCCGCCGCGCTGAGGGCACGGGACGGCGGCGTGCCCCCGGCGGATCGTCCGGTGGACGTCGCCGGGGGCGCGGATCTGGCCGGGGACACCGAGTTCCTGGCCGAAGTGTCCGATGTGTACCGCTCGCTCAGCCGAAGCGCTCGACCAGGTCGGTGA